One window of the Chryseobacterium camelliae genome contains the following:
- the trpA gene encoding tryptophan synthase subunit alpha, translating into MKKLNIYFTAGIPEAEDTADIMKLIQDSGADMMEIGMPYSDPVADGPVIQQAHERALHNGMTLEKLFSQLKSVKHDIKIPVILMGYINPVLSFGFENFCAACADSGVSGLIIPDLPPVEFEKNYGPVIRKYGLNFTFLVTPETSSERILYLDSLSSGFLYAVSSSSTTGSQKAAVNNEDYLSGLASLPLTNPLMIGFGIQSRQDFETVTRHADGGIIGTAFVNILLQETDWKDKASGFIRSVKG; encoded by the coding sequence ATGAAAAAACTTAATATATACTTTACGGCCGGCATTCCTGAAGCTGAAGATACGGCGGATATTATGAAGCTGATCCAGGATTCGGGAGCGGACATGATGGAAATCGGCATGCCGTATTCTGATCCTGTAGCGGATGGCCCTGTGATCCAGCAGGCCCATGAACGCGCGCTTCATAACGGAATGACACTTGAAAAGCTGTTTTCCCAGCTGAAATCCGTTAAACATGATATCAAAATCCCGGTGATCCTGATGGGATATATCAATCCTGTGCTGAGCTTCGGATTTGAAAACTTCTGTGCAGCCTGTGCGGATAGCGGAGTTTCCGGGCTGATCATTCCGGACCTTCCGCCGGTTGAATTTGAAAAAAATTACGGGCCCGTTATCCGTAAATATGGCCTGAACTTCACGTTCCTGGTCACTCCTGAAACCTCTTCGGAAAGGATCCTCTACCTGGATTCCCTGAGTTCCGGTTTTTTATATGCCGTAAGTTCTTCCTCTACAACCGGCAGCCAGAAGGCTGCGGTCAACAACGAAGATTATCTTTCCGGCCTGGCCTCATTACCGCTTACCAACCCTCTGATGATCGGCTTCGGTATCCAGTCAAGACAGGATTTCGAAACGGTAACCCGGCATGCGGACGGCGGAATTATAGGCACGGCTTTCGTCAATATCCTGCTTCAGGAGACCGACTGGAAGGACAAAGCTTCGGGCTTTATCCGCTCTGTTAAAGGTTAA
- a CDS encoding ATPase gives METLSYMIMIESSLQKIWNVLWGDETYGQWTQYFNPGSKVKSDWKIGGKTYFLNAEGNGLVSTIGSLQQPHYVVFKHLGVLKDGVEDTQSKEVKEWSGSFERYFLTEFGGKTKLYIEVQAEKHRREAMDAGFTKGLETVKQLAEKS, from the coding sequence ATGGAAACATTATCTTACATGATTATGATTGAATCTTCGTTGCAGAAGATATGGAATGTGCTTTGGGGAGATGAAACGTATGGGCAATGGACTCAGTATTTTAACCCGGGATCAAAGGTTAAATCTGACTGGAAGATCGGAGGTAAAACATACTTCCTGAATGCAGAAGGGAACGGATTGGTTTCTACGATAGGAAGTCTTCAGCAGCCACACTACGTAGTATTTAAACATTTAGGCGTATTGAAGGACGGGGTAGAAGATACGCAGAGCAAGGAAGTGAAAGAATGGAGTGGCTCATTCGAAAGGTATTTTCTTACAGAGTTTGGCGGAAAAACAAAACTTTATATTGAAGTCCAGGCAGAAAAACACAGAAGAGAGGCGATGGATGCAGGTTTTACAAAGGGCCTTGAAACAGTAAAGCAACTGGCTGAAAAGTCTTAG
- a CDS encoding SDR family oxidoreductase has protein sequence MKTHNQSQSKSEVPQEGLYPEIIRENYKGSEKLAGRKALISGGDSGIGQAVAVHYAREGADVAIIYKESDDDAEETRKLVEQEGRQCLLLKGDISGKEFRKQCIDQLKQEWGTLDVLVNNAAIQSPKNEIENISDEQILETFNTNIISMISFTRDCLSLMQEGSRIICTTSVTAYRGSEHLIDYSSTKGAIATFIRSMATNLAEKKILVNGIAPGPIWTPLVKETFDDVSNFGKDTPLKRAGQPSEVAPAFVFLASEDSSFITGEIIHINGGDFVGG, from the coding sequence ATGAAAACACACAACCAATCACAATCCAAATCAGAAGTTCCACAGGAAGGGCTGTATCCTGAAATCATCCGTGAAAACTACAAAGGCAGTGAAAAACTTGCAGGACGAAAAGCATTAATATCCGGAGGCGACAGCGGGATCGGCCAGGCCGTAGCCGTACATTATGCCAGGGAAGGAGCCGATGTGGCCATCATTTATAAAGAAAGTGATGACGATGCTGAGGAGACCAGGAAACTGGTTGAGCAGGAAGGCCGCCAATGCCTGTTGCTGAAAGGAGACATTTCCGGTAAAGAATTCAGGAAACAGTGTATTGATCAGCTGAAGCAGGAGTGGGGAACACTGGATGTTCTGGTCAATAACGCTGCCATACAGTCTCCTAAAAATGAAATCGAAAACATCAGTGACGAGCAGATCCTCGAAACATTCAACACCAATATCATTTCCATGATCTCTTTCACCCGGGACTGCCTTTCGCTCATGCAGGAAGGCAGCAGGATTATTTGTACTACATCCGTTACAGCATACCGGGGCAGTGAGCATCTCATTGATTATTCTTCCACGAAAGGGGCAATCGCCACTTTCATCCGTTCTATGGCGACCAACCTTGCCGAAAAAAAGATTCTGGTTAACGGAATTGCACCGGGACCGATCTGGACCCCTCTTGTTAAAGAAACTTTTGACGATGTATCTAATTTCGGGAAAGACACGCCGCTCAAAAGGGCCGGGCAGCCTTCCGAAGTGGCTCCTGCATTCGTTTTTCTGGCTTCCGAAGATTCAAGCTTTATTACCGGTGAGATCATCCACATCAATGGTGGGGATTTTGTAGGCGGATAG
- the trpB gene encoding tryptophan synthase subunit beta — MKYKNPDENGYYGAFGGAFIPEMLYPNVEELQKKYIAIIESEDFQQEYQELLKNYVGRATPLYFAKNLSKKYNTRIYLKREDLNHTGAHKINNALGQVLLAKRLGKNRIIAETGAGQHGVATATACALLGLECIVYMGEVDIKRQAPNVARMNMLGAKVVAATSGSKTLKDAVNEALRDWISNPVTTHYVIGSVVGPHPFPDLVARFQSIISKEIREQLYEQTGNRNPDYVIACVGGGSNAAGAFYHFVEEENVQLIAAEAGGLGIDSGKTAATTFLGTLGVLHGSKSLVMQTADGQVIEPHSISAGLDYPGIGPFHAHLFNEKRAEFFSITDEEALQSAFALTRSEGIIPALESAHALAVLDQKTFKPDDVVVICLSGRGDKDMETYLKKVQDMDGQLPDQF; from the coding sequence ATGAAATATAAAAACCCAGACGAAAACGGATATTACGGTGCATTTGGCGGAGCGTTCATCCCTGAAATGCTGTATCCGAATGTAGAGGAACTGCAAAAGAAGTATATAGCCATTATAGAATCTGAAGATTTCCAGCAGGAATACCAGGAGCTCCTTAAAAATTATGTAGGGCGTGCGACACCGCTGTACTTTGCTAAAAACCTAAGTAAAAAATACAATACCCGGATCTACCTGAAACGGGAAGACCTTAACCATACCGGGGCCCATAAGATCAACAATGCGCTCGGACAGGTTTTGCTGGCCAAAAGGCTCGGCAAAAACAGGATTATCGCAGAAACAGGAGCCGGACAGCACGGGGTAGCGACTGCGACTGCCTGCGCCCTGCTTGGACTGGAATGCATTGTCTACATGGGAGAAGTGGATATCAAACGGCAGGCACCGAATGTGGCCCGGATGAATATGCTGGGTGCGAAAGTAGTGGCAGCCACATCAGGCTCCAAGACACTGAAAGATGCAGTTAATGAAGCCCTGCGCGACTGGATCAGCAATCCTGTGACGACTCATTATGTCATCGGAAGTGTGGTGGGTCCCCATCCTTTCCCGGATCTTGTGGCCAGGTTCCAGAGTATTATCTCGAAAGAAATCCGCGAACAGCTGTATGAGCAGACCGGAAACCGGAATCCCGACTATGTCATTGCCTGCGTAGGAGGCGGAAGCAATGCGGCAGGGGCTTTTTACCATTTCGTAGAGGAAGAAAATGTACAATTGATTGCCGCAGAAGCCGGTGGTTTAGGCATAGATTCGGGAAAAACGGCAGCAACGACCTTTTTAGGGACCCTGGGCGTTTTGCACGGAAGCAAAAGCCTGGTGATGCAGACCGCAGACGGACAGGTGATTGAGCCCCACTCGATTTCCGCAGGGCTGGATTATCCGGGTATCGGGCCTTTTCACGCGCATCTTTTCAATGAAAAGCGGGCGGAGTTTTTCAGCATAACGGATGAAGAGGCCTTACAGTCTGCCTTTGCACTGACCCGCTCCGAAGGCATTATTCCGGCACTGGAAAGCGCTCATGCACTGGCAGTGCTTGATCAGAAGACCTTTAAACCGGATGATGTGGTTGTCATCTGCCTGAGCGGACGCGGAGACAAGGATATGGAAACGTACTTAAAAAAAGTCCAGGATATGGATGGGCAACTACCTGATCAATTCTAA
- a CDS encoding phosphoribosylanthranilate isomerase codes for MKNGIQALKVCGMTKKEQIRDLIALNVDFIGFIFYERSPRFVMNSLTLAYIQSIDHPGKTGVFVNESVEKVIEVAEKAGLAMIQLHGNEDQTYISTLRKQAGHKIKIMKAVRIGIHDAVSKEQHSEEISEQIRAVQNDVDYILFDTDSKGYGGTGKRFEWSLLDSLDIPLPYFLSGGISRDNIGDLDTISHKPFAIDINSKFERTPGDKDLDRIREFVSNIYKTD; via the coding sequence ATGAAGAACGGAATACAGGCACTGAAAGTGTGCGGCATGACCAAAAAGGAACAGATCCGGGACCTGATTGCCCTGAACGTGGACTTTATAGGATTCATATTTTATGAACGTTCTCCCCGCTTTGTCATGAACTCGCTCACATTAGCCTATATTCAGTCTATTGACCATCCGGGAAAAACCGGGGTATTTGTGAATGAATCAGTTGAAAAGGTTATTGAAGTAGCCGAAAAAGCAGGCCTGGCTATGATCCAGCTGCACGGAAATGAGGACCAGACTTACATCAGCACACTCAGAAAACAGGCAGGCCATAAAATTAAAATCATGAAGGCGGTAAGAATCGGGATTCACGATGCTGTTTCAAAAGAGCAGCATTCAGAAGAGATTTCGGAACAGATCCGGGCCGTTCAGAACGATGTGGATTATATTTTGTTTGATACGGACAGCAAAGGATACGGCGGCACCGGAAAACGCTTTGAGTGGAGTCTCCTTGACAGCCTGGATATTCCGCTTCCCTATTTTTTAAGCGGCGGAATTTCAAGAGACAATATTGGTGACCTGGATACCATCAGCCATAAGCCTTTTGCCATTGATATCAATTCAAAATTTGAACGGACGCCGGGTGATAAGGATTTGGACAGGATCAGAGAATTCGTATCCAATATCTACAAAACAGATTGA
- a CDS encoding SDR family oxidoreductase: protein MQRFKNRFALITGGTSGMGFATAEQFISDGGSAIITGRSERTVNEAVKNLGKRASGIVSDAGSYHDLMKLQQQVRRYTETIDVVFANAGYGKFAPVESVDEMLFDELFNMLVKGSFFTVQQVLPLMKRGGSVIFNTSIATEMSMPDFSVYSAAKSAVQSLIRSFAAELTVRGIRVNGISPGHIKTNIFNNTGLNPEQINEAVDHIIPAIPFKRLGDPSEIANAVLFLASGEASYIHGAKLRVDAGISVVSH, encoded by the coding sequence ATGCAGAGATTTAAAAACAGATTTGCCCTGATTACAGGCGGAACCAGTGGAATGGGTTTTGCCACGGCAGAACAGTTCATCAGCGATGGCGGAAGTGCGATCATTACAGGAAGAAGCGAAAGGACCGTTAATGAGGCGGTAAAAAACTTAGGAAAAAGAGCATCCGGGATCGTTTCTGATGCGGGAAGCTATCATGATCTTATGAAGTTGCAACAGCAGGTCAGAAGGTATACAGAAACCATTGATGTAGTTTTTGCCAATGCGGGCTACGGAAAATTTGCTCCTGTGGAATCTGTTGATGAAATGCTTTTTGATGAATTGTTTAACATGCTGGTCAAAGGATCTTTCTTCACTGTACAGCAGGTACTGCCCCTGATGAAAAGAGGAGGATCGGTTATTTTCAATACCTCCATCGCTACAGAAATGTCAATGCCTGATTTTTCAGTCTATTCAGCAGCGAAATCAGCCGTGCAGTCCTTGATCAGAAGTTTTGCTGCGGAACTGACCGTCAGAGGAATCCGTGTCAATGGCATAAGCCCGGGACACATAAAAACAAATATATTCAACAATACCGGCCTGAATCCTGAGCAGATTAACGAAGCGGTTGATCATATTATTCCTGCTATCCCCTTTAAAAGGCTGGGAGACCCGTCGGAAATAGCCAATGCTGTCCTTTTTCTTGCCTCCGGGGAAGCGTCCTATATCCATGGTGCGAAACTCAGGGTAGATGCAGGAATTTCTGTGGTCAGTCATTAA
- the lipB gene encoding lipoyl(octanoyl) transferase LipB — protein sequence MNTHQNKAVLFEDLGIKDYQSAWDYQEQLMKGIIDTKIKNRDVPPEQHHTTSNYLLFIEHPHVYTLGKSGHEENMLAGMEQLKEIEATFVKTNRGGDITYHGYGQLVGYPILDLENFFTDIHLYMRNLEEVIIRTIAEFGLKGERSKGETGVWLDVGKPYARKICAMGVKASRWVTLHGFALNVDTDMRYFEYIIPCGIKDKQVTSLKRELERDLTPEEKEQVKSAVRKHFTEVFEAELIMYSKQEN from the coding sequence ATGAATACACATCAGAACAAAGCAGTGCTGTTTGAAGATTTAGGCATTAAAGATTACCAGTCTGCGTGGGATTATCAGGAACAGCTGATGAAAGGCATCATCGATACCAAGATCAAAAACCGTGATGTGCCGCCGGAGCAGCATCATACCACGTCCAATTACCTGCTTTTTATAGAGCATCCGCATGTATACACCCTGGGCAAAAGCGGCCACGAAGAAAACATGCTGGCCGGAATGGAACAGCTGAAAGAGATAGAGGCCACTTTCGTAAAAACCAACCGCGGCGGGGACATTACCTATCACGGTTACGGGCAGCTGGTAGGATACCCGATTTTAGACCTTGAAAATTTCTTCACAGACATTCACTTATATATGAGGAACCTTGAAGAAGTGATCATCAGGACCATCGCCGAATTCGGGCTGAAAGGGGAACGCTCCAAAGGTGAAACCGGCGTATGGCTGGATGTGGGAAAACCTTATGCCCGGAAAATCTGCGCCATGGGCGTTAAAGCATCACGCTGGGTTACCCTGCACGGCTTTGCATTGAACGTTGACACTGATATGCGGTATTTTGAATATATTATCCCATGTGGCATCAAGGATAAGCAGGTAACTTCCCTGAAAAGAGAACTGGAAAGGGACCTGACCCCTGAAGAAAAAGAACAGGTAAAGTCTGCCGTCAGAAAACATTTTACTGAAGTTTTCGAAGCTGAACTGATTATGTACAGTAAACAGGAAAATTAG
- the trpC gene encoding indole-3-glycerol phosphate synthase TrpC: protein MTILDQIIQRKKEEVLSAKSKVPLAMLKDAEFFGRKTLSMKASLKNTTGIIAEFKRQSPSKGIINNSAAPLEVVSSYERAGAGGVSILTDHDFFGGSLDDVMKVRNHIHIPVLRKDFMIDEYQFYEAKSIGADAVLLIAACLSPEQVNDFTALSHELGLEVLLEIHTETELKHYQSAIDMVGINNRNLKDFKVDLQHSVQLKDMLPEQALSVAESGIYTVKDFLFLKEQGFDAFLMGEYFMKNSDPGQSFADFVSQSSHVHGL from the coding sequence ATGACGATATTAGATCAAATCATACAGAGGAAAAAAGAAGAAGTGTTATCGGCAAAATCCAAAGTGCCGTTAGCTATGCTTAAAGATGCTGAGTTTTTCGGCAGGAAAACGCTTTCCATGAAGGCTTCCCTGAAAAATACTACCGGAATCATTGCAGAATTCAAGCGGCAGTCACCGTCTAAAGGCATCATCAACAATAGCGCTGCTCCTTTAGAAGTGGTCTCAAGCTATGAGCGTGCCGGAGCCGGAGGCGTTTCCATCCTTACCGATCATGATTTTTTCGGCGGGAGCCTGGATGATGTTATGAAGGTAAGAAACCACATCCATATTCCGGTTCTACGCAAAGATTTCATGATTGATGAATACCAGTTTTATGAGGCTAAAAGCATCGGTGCCGATGCTGTGCTGCTGATTGCGGCATGCCTTTCACCGGAACAGGTGAATGATTTCACCGCATTATCCCATGAACTGGGCCTTGAAGTACTGCTGGAAATCCATACCGAAACTGAACTTAAGCATTATCAGTCCGCGATTGACATGGTAGGTATCAACAACAGGAACCTGAAAGATTTTAAAGTGGATCTGCAGCATTCCGTACAGCTTAAAGATATGCTTCCGGAACAGGCTCTTTCTGTGGCGGAAAGCGGTATTTATACTGTTAAGGATTTCCTGTTCCTTAAAGAGCAGGGCTTTGATGCTTTCCTGATGGGCGAATATTTTATGAAAAACAGCGATCCGGGACAGTCTTTTGCAGATTTTGTCAGCCAGTCTTCCCATGTGCATGGATTATAA
- a CDS encoding VOC family protein translates to MNNTIFPCLWCDQDAGDSARFYCEVFSGTLTADTPVVLNIELFGQKLMLLNAGPQFTKNPSVSFTVFCDSEEEIIRYWDRLSENGEVMMPLDSYPWSKKFGWVRDRFGVSWQLVLDEKMSEQKIMPTLMFIHQNNGKAYEAMKLYTDTFPDSEIKQIQRYGDSDGTNDTEPAGNISRGYFTISGYSFLCTENSYDHQFDFNEAISVVVMTDNQEQTDHYWDALVADGGRESMCGWLKDRYGLSWQIVPKKLIELMNDQDPVKAHQVVQAMFRMQKIIIEDLEKAYYS, encoded by the coding sequence ATGAACAATACTATTTTTCCATGCCTGTGGTGCGACCAGGATGCCGGAGACTCGGCGCGGTTCTACTGTGAGGTTTTCAGCGGTACGCTTACGGCGGATACTCCGGTAGTGCTGAATATCGAACTCTTCGGACAGAAACTGATGCTGCTGAATGCCGGTCCTCAATTCACAAAAAATCCTTCCGTATCCTTTACGGTCTTTTGTGACAGTGAAGAAGAGATCATCAGGTACTGGGACCGTCTCAGTGAAAACGGGGAAGTGATGATGCCATTGGATTCCTATCCGTGGAGCAAAAAATTCGGCTGGGTCCGGGATCGGTTCGGGGTAAGCTGGCAACTGGTGCTCGATGAAAAAATGAGTGAGCAGAAAATAATGCCGACTTTAATGTTCATCCATCAGAACAACGGTAAGGCATACGAAGCAATGAAGCTGTATACTGATACTTTCCCCGATTCGGAAATTAAACAAATACAGCGATATGGTGATTCAGATGGGACAAATGATACTGAACCTGCCGGAAATATCAGCCGGGGATATTTTACAATCAGTGGGTACAGCTTTTTATGCACGGAGAATTCATATGACCACCAGTTTGATTTCAATGAAGCCATATCTGTGGTCGTGATGACCGATAACCAGGAGCAGACTGATCATTACTGGGATGCACTGGTGGCAGACGGCGGCAGGGAAAGCATGTGCGGATGGCTGAAAGACCGGTACGGGCTCAGCTGGCAGATCGTTCCCAAAAAACTGATCGAGCTGATGAACGATCAGGATCCTGTGAAAGCCCATCAGGTAGTTCAGGCAATGTTCCGGATGCAGAAAATTATTATAGAAGATTTGGAAAAAGCTTATTATTCGTAA
- a CDS encoding anthranilate synthase component II, with product MNTTLPIPPSDTDYEAKILVFDNYDSFTYNLVQIIERILGRKVDVVRNDEISLEDIAQYDKIILSPGPGIPEEAGILLDLIREYAPSKSILGVCLGQQAIAEAFGGTLINLSEIFHGVSTPANLVKEKTKLFRDLASGMEVGRYHSWAVNTEGFPEELEITAVDNDGMIMALQHKTYDVHGVQFHPESILTPDGETIIRNFLLH from the coding sequence ATGAATACTACCCTACCCATACCTCCATCCGATACGGATTACGAAGCAAAAATCCTGGTCTTTGACAACTATGACAGCTTCACCTACAACCTGGTGCAGATCATAGAAAGGATCTTAGGCCGAAAAGTGGATGTCGTGAGGAATGATGAGATCTCCCTCGAAGATATTGCACAATATGATAAAATCATTCTTTCGCCCGGTCCCGGTATCCCGGAAGAAGCAGGCATTCTGCTGGACCTGATCCGGGAGTATGCTCCCAGCAAAAGCATCCTGGGCGTATGCCTGGGACAGCAGGCGATTGCGGAAGCGTTCGGCGGAACCCTGATCAACCTTTCCGAGATCTTCCACGGGGTTTCTACCCCAGCTAACCTGGTCAAAGAAAAAACAAAACTTTTCCGTGACCTTGCTTCCGGAATGGAAGTCGGGAGATACCACAGCTGGGCAGTCAACACCGAAGGGTTTCCTGAAGAACTGGAAATTACCGCTGTGGATAACGACGGCATGATCATGGCTCTGCAACACAAAACATATGATGTGCATGGTGTGCAGTTCCACCCCGAAAGCATTCTGACACCGGACGGAGAAACCATCATCAGGAACTTTCTTCTCCACTAA
- the trpD gene encoding anthranilate phosphoribosyltransferase, translated as MKEILQYLFNHYTLSKSEAKAMMLEIAHNKFNDAEITAFISVFLLRNITLQELEGFREALLQMAVPVTLEEDGLLDIVGTGGDGKNTINISTLASFVVAGTGQKVSKHGNYGASTTTGASNVLEELGYQFKKTSEELNEDLAKANICFLHAPYFHPALQSVGALRKALGLRTFFNLLGPLVNPAKPQYSVIGVYNLEIARIYQYLLQKDSREFVLVHGMDGYDEISLTRDTKIITKYGEEMYSAEDLGFNAVSPESIQAGGTIGETAALFRKILEGKGTEQQNSVVLANAAVALHHTHRYGDYKECLLLAEDSLKSGKALQSLEMLLQ; from the coding sequence ATGAAAGAAATACTGCAATACCTGTTCAATCATTATACGCTGTCCAAATCTGAAGCGAAAGCAATGATGCTTGAAATAGCCCATAATAAATTCAATGATGCTGAAATCACAGCGTTCATCAGTGTTTTCCTGCTTCGCAACATCACCCTTCAGGAGCTGGAAGGCTTCCGGGAAGCCCTTTTACAGATGGCAGTTCCGGTAACCCTTGAAGAAGACGGCTTGCTGGATATCGTCGGAACGGGCGGTGACGGAAAAAACACCATCAATATCTCAACCCTGGCCAGTTTTGTTGTGGCCGGGACAGGACAGAAAGTTTCCAAGCACGGAAATTACGGGGCTTCAACCACCACGGGTGCTTCCAATGTACTGGAAGAACTTGGCTATCAGTTCAAAAAAACTTCGGAAGAACTGAATGAGGACCTGGCGAAAGCCAACATCTGTTTCCTGCACGCGCCTTACTTCCACCCTGCCCTGCAATCAGTGGGAGCTTTAAGGAAAGCTCTGGGACTGCGTACATTTTTCAACCTCTTAGGACCGCTGGTGAACCCTGCGAAACCCCAATATTCCGTGATCGGCGTGTATAACCTTGAAATTGCAAGGATCTACCAATACCTTTTGCAGAAAGACAGCCGTGAATTTGTCCTGGTTCACGGCATGGACGGATATGATGAAATCAGCCTTACACGGGATACCAAAATCATTACCAAATACGGCGAAGAAATGTACTCCGCAGAAGATCTCGGATTCAATGCCGTCAGTCCGGAAAGCATCCAGGCAGGAGGAACCATCGGGGAAACGGCAGCATTATTCAGGAAAATCCTGGAAGGAAAAGGGACGGAACAGCAGAATTCGGTTGTCCTGGCCAATGCTGCCGTAGCGCTTCATCACACCCACCGATACGGAGATTATAAAGAATGCCTCCTGCTTGCTGAGGATAGTCTGAAGAGCGGTAAAGCCCTGCAAAGCCTGGAAATGCTGCTTCAATAG